Proteins encoded in a region of the Zea mays cultivar B73 chromosome 2, Zm-B73-REFERENCE-NAM-5.0, whole genome shotgun sequence genome:
- the LOC103645929 gene encoding probable receptor-like protein kinase At1g30570 yields the protein MSPFVLAVVSVAFLSLRFLQAHGSGLLLSCGSNSTVDADGRRWIGDITPEGNFTLSSPGLAASLVGKSSSDEIFGPLYSSARFFNAATWYTISVLPGSYCVRLHFFPSTFGNLSANNSVFDVTANDFKLVSKFNASEEIAWRASVSNSVTSAVVKEYFLVVGARGLSIEFDPRPGSFAFVNAIEVMLTPDNLFNDTVSKVGSPVTQLPLGLRGRGVETMYRLNIGGPALKSPSDQYLHRPWYTDEAFMFSTNAAQTVSNASSIVYVSSNESTIAPIDVYETARIMGNNMVVDKRFNVSWRFYVHPNFDYLVRLHFCELVYDKPSQRIFKIYINNKTAAESYDVYARAGGINKAYHEDFFDNSTQQADTLWLQLGPDSMASASGADALLNGVEIFKLSKDSDLSYVLGHIDTGNQMDSSKGGKIKGLWEELGIGSASFVAVTSVVLFSWCYIRKKRKAVNKEAPPGWHPLVLHEAMKSTTDARAASKSSSARNASPIGHRMGRRFGIAEIRAATKNFDESLVIGTGGFGKVYKGEIDEGATVAIKRANTLCGQGLKEFETEIEMLSKLRHRHLVAMIGYCEEQKEMILVYEYMAKGTLRSHLYGSSLPPLTWKQRIDACIGAARGLHYLHTGADRGIIHRDVKTTNILLDDSFVAKIADFGLSRTGPTLDQTHVSTAVRGSFGYLDPEYFRRQQLTQKSDVYSFGVVLFEVACARPVIDPTLPKDQINLAEWAMRWQRQRSLEAILDPRLDGDFSPESLKKFGEIAEKCLADDGRSRPSMGEVLWHLEYVLQLHEAYRRNVVESESFGSGELGFADIPSFFSLPHVIREGEEEHHHRSKKPSSIREELDTHYQPPHPSQQKEDTEVSRVSLTTV from the exons ATGAGTCCATTTGTGCTGGCCGTGGTGAGCGTTGCATTCCTCAGCTTGCGGTTTTTGCAGGCTCATGGAAGCGGGTTGCTTCTGAGCTGTGGCTCGAACAGCACTGTCGATGCTGATGGGCGGAGATGGATCGGCGACATAACCCCTGAGGGGAATTTTACCTTGAGCAGCCCTGGGCTTGCGGCGTCACTGGTCGGGAAGAGCAGTTCTGATGAGATATTCGGACCGCTTTACAGCTCTGCCCGTTTCTTCAACGCGGCAACTTGGTATACCATTAGTGTGCTGCCTGGAAGTTACTGTGTCAGGTTGCATTTCTTCCCTTCGACCTTCGGGAATTTGAGCGCGAACAACTCCGTGTTTGATGTCACGGCAAATGATTTCAAGCTTGTTTCAAAATTCAATGCGTCAGAGGAGATTGCTTGGAGAGCCTCTGTGAGCAATTCGGTCACCAGCGCAGTTGTCAAGGAGTACTTTCTTGTAGTCGGTGCTCGTGGCCTGAGTATTGAGTTTGATCCAAGACCTGGGTCGTTTGCCTTTGTGAATGCGATTGAGGTCATGCTGACCCCAGATAATTTGTTCAATGATACAGTGAGCAAAGTTGGCAGTCCAGTCACGCAGCTTCCTCTTGGTTTGAGGGGCAGAGGTGTTGAGACAATGTACCGGCTGAACATTGGAGGTCCTGCACTTAAATCGCCCAGTGATCAGTATCTCCACAGGCCATGGTACACTGACGAAGCGTTCATGTTTTCTACAAATGCTGCTCAGACTGTGTCTAATGCTTCAAGCATAGTGTATGTATCAAGCAACGAGTCGACAATTGCGCCGATTGATGTTTACGAGACCGCAAGAATCATGGGCAATAACATGGTTGTGGACAAGCGGTTCAACGTGTCGTGGCGGTTCTATGTCCACCCAAACTTTGATTACTTAGTACGCCTTCATTTCTGTGAGCTTGTCTATGACAAGCCCAGCCAGAGGATCTTCAAGATCTACATCAATaacaagactgctgctgagagctACGATGTGTATGCTAGGGCTGGGGGAATTAACAAAGCATATCATGAGGACTTCTTTGACAACTCGACGCAGCAGGCAGACACACTTTGGCTTCAGCTAGGCCCTGACTCCATGGCCAGCGCTTCAGGTGCTGATGCACTTCTGAATGGTGTGGAGATATTCAAGCTCAGCAAGGATTCCGACCTTTCTTATGTGCTTGGTCATATTGACACGGGCAACCAGATGGATTCTTCAAAAGGGGGGAAGATTAAAGGCCTATGGGAAGAACTTGGTATTGGCTCAGCATCTTTTGTTGCGGTTACAAGCGTTGTTCTGTTCTCATGGTGTTACATAAGAAAGAAACGAAAAGCTGTCAACAAGGAGGCCCCTCCCGGCTGGCATCCGTTGGTTCTCCACGAGGCTATGAAAAGCACCACAGACGCCCGTGCAGCCAGTAAATCGTCATCGGCTCGGAATGCCTCTCCCATTGGTCATAGGATGGGAAGAAGGTTCGGCATTGCGGAGATTAGGGCTGCCACGAAGAACTTCGATGAGTCCTTAGTCATTGGAACGGGAGGGTTTGGAAAGGTCTACAAAGGTGAGATTGACGAGGGCGCTACAGTGGCCATCAAGCGCGCTAACACATTGTGTGGCCAGGGCCTGAAAGAATTCGAGACGGAGATCGAGATGCTTTCCAAGCTTCGGCACCGGCACCTTGTGGCGATGATCGGCTACTGCGAAGAGCAGAAGGAGATGATTCTGGTCTACGAATACATGGCGAAGGGGACACTGAGAAGCCATCTGTACGGGAGCAGCCTTCCTCCTCTGACATGGAAGCAACGGATCGACGCGTGCATTGGCGCGGCCCGCGGCCTCCACTACCTCCACACAGGAGCGGACCGAGGCATAATCCACCGGGACGTGAAGACCACCAACATTCTGCTGGACGACAGTTTCGTCGCCAAGATAGCCGACTTCGGGCTGTCAAGAACCGGACCAACGCTGGACCAAACCCATGTCAGCACCGCGGTGAGGGGAAGCTTCGGATACCTAGACCCCGAGTACTTCCGGAGGCAGCAGCTGACGCAGAAGTCCGACGTGTACTCGTTCGGAGTGGTGCTCTTCGAAGTTGCCTGCGCGAGGCCAGTGATAGACCCCACGTTGCCCAAGGACCAGATCAACCTGGCGGAGTGGGCGATGAGGTGGCAGCGGCAGCGGTCGCTGGAGGCGATCCTGGACCCTCGCCTGGACGGCGACTTCTCGCCCGAGTCCCTGAAGAAGTTCGGCGAGATCGCGGAGAAATGCCTCGCCGACGACGGCAGGAGCAGGCCGTCCATGGGCGAGGTCCTGTGGCACCTCGAGTACGTGCTGCAGCTCCACGAAGCTTACAGGCGGAATGTGGTGGAGTCCGAATCGTTCGGGAGCGGCGAGCTGGGGTTCGCTGATATACCATCCTTCTTCAGCCTTCCCCACGTCAtcagggagggggaggaggaacaCCACCACCGATCGAAGAAGCCGTCAAGTATCAGAGAGGAACTAGACACAC ATTACCAACCCCCTCATCCCTCCCAACAGAAAGAAGACACAGAGGTGTCAAGAGTTTCCTTGACAACTGTATGA